One Candidatus Schekmanbacteria bacterium DNA segment encodes these proteins:
- a CDS encoding AMP-binding protein: protein MSIIIGRNKNLRRLLEFQAEVRPNQIFIIFIDKDENVETLTYREFNLKVNQFANYLLGIGIKKGDFVTCNLPNSTGFCLTWFATSKIGAIMIPTNTMSRADEMQYMLEHSGSTTLVTDPEFMEMINSIKPQCPKLRNIILYRAEEAAPGTVLLNDILKDQPAELKKIVDVGPMDVSNMLYTSGTTARPKGVLLTHGNSLWIGESMACEQKLTHEDRHICVLPLFHVNAQYISFMPTITAGASIIVCERFSASRYYRHVREYGATITSLVATNVRQLLAQPRHPHDAENKMRRICFAIAITDEQWDEFEARFNCTLHDLYGLTETLAPCTFTAMHAKRKRGSVGLPAFGIEIKIVDDERKEIPIGEVGEIAVCGTPGIQLMKGYYKNPEATAAVLDENNWFYTGDFGKMDDEGYVYFVDRKKDVIKRAGENIAACEVERVLNEHPAISETAVIGVPDEMRDEAVKAFIILKEGHNPTEEELKAYCGEKLAKFKIPQYIEVVASFPKTSIGKIQKNILKKAELEKLNRKG from the coding sequence ATGAGCATCATTATCGGGAGAAATAAGAACCTCAGAAGGCTTCTCGAATTTCAGGCAGAGGTGCGTCCAAACCAGATTTTCATCATATTCATAGATAAAGATGAAAATGTAGAAACCTTGACTTACAGGGAATTCAACCTAAAGGTAAACCAGTTTGCCAATTATCTTCTGGGCATCGGGATAAAGAAGGGGGATTTCGTTACATGCAACCTTCCTAATTCCACGGGTTTCTGCCTTACATGGTTTGCCACATCCAAGATAGGCGCCATAATGATCCCGACCAATACAATGTCGCGCGCTGATGAGATGCAGTATATGCTCGAACATTCCGGTTCAACTACGCTGGTCACAGACCCTGAATTTATGGAGATGATTAACAGCATAAAGCCGCAATGTCCAAAGCTTAGGAATATCATCCTTTACCGCGCAGAAGAAGCGGCACCGGGAACAGTCCTTTTAAACGATATACTGAAGGACCAGCCTGCGGAGCTGAAAAAAATAGTTGATGTCGGTCCCATGGATGTTTCCAACATGCTCTATACATCAGGGACAACAGCAAGACCGAAGGGAGTTCTTTTAACTCACGGCAACTCACTCTGGATAGGGGAGAGCATGGCATGCGAGCAGAAGCTTACGCACGAAGACAGGCACATCTGCGTGCTTCCTCTCTTTCATGTCAATGCCCAGTACATCTCGTTTATGCCGACCATAACAGCCGGGGCAAGCATAATAGTATGCGAACGTTTCAGCGCATCAAGGTATTACAGGCATGTCCGCGAATACGGGGCCACAATCACAAGCTTAGTCGCTACCAACGTAAGGCAGCTCTTAGCCCAGCCGCGCCATCCCCACGATGCAGAAAACAAAATGAGAAGGATATGTTTTGCCATTGCCATCACAGATGAACAGTGGGATGAGTTTGAGGCAAGATTTAACTGCACGCTTCATGACCTTTACGGGCTCACTGAAACGCTCGCTCCCTGCACGTTCACTGCAATGCATGCAAAGAGGAAAAGAGGCTCTGTCGGGCTTCCTGCCTTTGGCATTGAGATAAAGATAGTTGATGATGAAAGAAAAGAAATTCCCATCGGCGAGGTTGGCGAGATTGCGGTTTGCGGAACCCCGGGGATTCAGCTCATGAAGGGCTATTATAAGAACCCGGAAGCCACGGCCGCAGTTCTGGATGAGAACAACTGGTTTTATACCGGCGATTTTGGGAAGATGGACGACGAAGGGTATGTCTATTTCGTTGACAGGAAGAAAGATGTAATAAAACGGGCAGGCGAGAACATTGCCGCATGCGAGGTCGAAAGGGTGCTGAACGAACACCCTGCAATATCTGAAACAGCCGTTATTGGTGTCCCTGATGAAATGAGGGATGAAGCGGTAAAGGCATTTATAATTTTAAAAGAAGGGCACAACCCTACTGAAGAGGAGCTCAAGGCGTACTGCGGAGAAAAACTTGCGAAATTCAAGATACCGCAGTACATAGAAGTTGTTGCTTCCTTCCCAAAGACTTCTATTGGGAAGATCCAGAAAAATATTCTTAAAAAAGCAGAGCTTGAAAAGTTAAACAGAAAGGGTTAA
- a CDS encoding 4Fe-4S dicluster domain-containing protein, with protein MDYKFDLRVHRVEKKNLGNREELARLLSSLKSKKGDSTWPEKFIKAGENLYFGGKVEIDTDKCIACGACAEICPTGAIEVVDRDGKRFISHNLQICVGCRKCEGSCDDKAIKAVPGLELKAFFEGRSEPKKEADLIACKQCGRPVGPAQAIEKIKKTLEKESHLHSELDFCQKCRKWRAAYEAVPRLSMLLGRTHSDITGNESSDPK; from the coding sequence ATGGATTATAAATTTGACCTTCGCGTCCACCGCGTAGAAAAGAAAAATCTTGGCAACAGGGAAGAGCTTGCAAGACTGCTCTCTTCATTGAAGTCAAAAAAAGGAGACTCAACCTGGCCGGAGAAGTTTATAAAGGCAGGGGAAAATCTTTATTTTGGCGGTAAAGTTGAGATTGACACTGACAAGTGTATCGCCTGCGGAGCTTGCGCCGAGATATGTCCCACAGGAGCCATTGAGGTTGTTGACAGGGATGGGAAGCGTTTCATCTCTCACAACCTTCAAATCTGCGTTGGCTGCCGCAAATGTGAGGGAAGCTGCGATGACAAGGCGATAAAAGCTGTTCCCGGATTAGAGCTTAAAGCTTTTTTTGAAGGAAGGTCCGAACCCAAAAAAGAAGCAGACCTCATAGCATGCAAGCAGTGCGGAAGACCAGTAGGTCCTGCCCAGGCAATAGAGAAAATAAAGAAAACCCTTGAAAAAGAATCACACCTCCACAGCGAGCTTGACTTTTGCCAGAAGTGCCGCAAATGGCGTGCCGCGTACGAGGCTGTGCCGCGTCTTTCCATGCTTCTTGGCAGGACGCATTCTGATATAACCGGAAATGAAAGCAGTGACCCGAAATGA